Below is a genomic region from Fusobacterium sp..
GGAAGTGCTATTCCTAATTTATTCTTTAAAATTCCACTCAAAGAAATTCCTATTGTCATTATAATTGATAACATAAGTATATGCTGCAGCATTGAGTTAAGATTTATTTCTCTTTTCTCTATATCAATTTTTATACCTACTTCATCTTCATTAACAACATCCTTAGGTTTTAAATCAAACTTTTTTATTAAATGTATAGCAAGAGGTGAACCTAACAGTCCTCCTGCAACAAGCCCAAATGTAGCGGCAGAAAGTGCAACTGTTAATGCTCCTGTTACTCCCAAACCTTCTACAGTTTGTCCAAAAGCTCCTGCTGAACCATGTCCACCAGACATTGATACCGATCCTGCCAAAACTCCAAGCAATGGATTTATACCTGTTGCTTTAGCAACACTTACTCCTATAACTGTCTGCATAAAAGTCATAAATCCACTTAAAAGCCAAAATATAATTAATAGCTTTCCACCTTTTTTTAACCCTTCAATAGAAGAACCTAATCCAATAGTTGTAAAAAAGACTACCATAAAAGGTGTTTGAAGGGTAGTATCATAAGAAATGCTTCCAATATGTATGCTCCTCATGAACAAATGAATAAGAGCAAATAATAATCCCCCTAAAACTGCTGCTGGTATTCCAAATCTATCAAGAAATAATAGTCTTTCTTTTAACTTTCTTCCAATATATAGTGATATTAATCCCATTGCTATTG
It encodes:
- the gltS gene encoding sodium/glutamate symporter — protein: MEFSLNDLGILFKFDMVGTIAMGLISLYIGRKLKERLLFLDRFGIPAAVLGGLLFALIHLFMRSIHIGSISYDTTLQTPFMVVFFTTIGLGSSIEGLKKGGKLLIIFWLLSGFMTFMQTVIGVSVAKATGINPLLGVLAGSVSMSGGHGSAGAFGQTVEGLGVTGALTVALSAATFGLVAGGLLGSPLAIHLIKKFDLKPKDVVNEDEVGIKIDIEKREINLNSMLQHILMLSIIMTIGISLSGILKNKLGIALPSYVGAMFCAIIFNNLNLKAKWVDIDRNLVNILGEASLNIFLSMALISLKLWELAALAIPMIIILSCQVIFMWLYTRFIVFKAMGSDYDAAVMVSGMCGSGLGATTNAMINMGEVSGKYGYTVNPYLVVPLTGAFLIDIFQMPVILTAINLFK